The Lysobacter enzymogenes genome window below encodes:
- the ftsX gene encoding permease-like cell division protein FtsX, producing the protein MWLDHHLYSLVASVGRLLRKPWAALLTIGVMAVALALPLGLWAALNNIERFAGDVQRSRQISVFLKPQVKLERARALADELRARPEVGGVELRTPEQGLAELREKSGLAEALTAVETNPLPSLLVVTPKGDELALAQSLQQLAEADVVQHDAGWRQRLDGWLRFGTRLAWVLAAMLGLGALLVVGNTVRLDIQSRREEIGVLQQLGATDGFIRRPFLYLGACYGLAAGAVALALLTAADHSLREPLGALAQSYGSRFALQGFDPLHALGILAGAAALGWIGAGVVTGHYLRQTRGGQG; encoded by the coding sequence ATGTGGCTGGACCATCACCTCTACAGCCTCGTCGCCAGCGTCGGCCGTTTGCTGCGCAAGCCGTGGGCGGCGCTGCTGACCATCGGCGTGATGGCGGTGGCGCTGGCGCTGCCGCTGGGCCTGTGGGCGGCGCTGAACAACATCGAGCGGTTCGCCGGCGATGTGCAGCGTTCGCGCCAGATCAGCGTGTTCCTCAAGCCGCAGGTCAAGCTCGAGCGCGCCCGCGCGCTGGCCGACGAACTGCGCGCGCGGCCGGAAGTCGGCGGCGTGGAGCTGCGCACGCCCGAACAGGGGCTGGCCGAACTGCGCGAGAAAAGCGGCCTGGCCGAGGCGCTGACCGCGGTGGAAACCAATCCGCTGCCGAGCCTGCTGGTGGTGACGCCGAAGGGCGACGAACTGGCGCTGGCGCAGTCGCTGCAACAATTGGCCGAGGCCGACGTGGTCCAGCACGACGCCGGCTGGCGCCAGCGCCTCGACGGCTGGCTGCGCTTCGGCACCCGCCTGGCCTGGGTGCTGGCGGCGATGCTCGGCCTCGGCGCCTTGCTGGTGGTCGGCAACACCGTGCGCCTGGACATCCAGTCGCGGCGCGAGGAAATCGGCGTGCTGCAACAGCTCGGCGCCACCGACGGCTTCATCCGCCGCCCGTTCCTGTACCTGGGCGCCTGCTACGGCCTGGCCGCCGGCGCGGTCGCGCTGGCGCTGCTGACCGCGGCCGACCACAGCCTGCGCGAACCGCTCGGCGCGCTGGCGCAAAGCTACGGCAGCCGTTTCGCCCTGCAGGGCTTCGACCCGCTGCACGCGCTGGGGATCCTGGCCGGCGCCGCGGCGCTGGGCTGGATCGGCGCCGGCGTGGTGACCGGCCACTACCTGCGCCAGACCCGCGGCGGCCAGGGCTGA
- a CDS encoding response regulator, with translation MHSQNLRHFDNTAPRVMVVDGSKLVRKLIADVLMRELPNARLVQCGNIIEAKLALDHGEVDLVTTSLVLPDGDGIALARAVREAAGQAYVPVIVVSGDAQAHLEARRFTEDVTDYFDKSLGPAALAEFIRGYVQPQPIPGARVLYVEDSRVVAVATKRMLERHALQVLHFIGVEEALEHLEAHRASGRDGGDAGADLVLTDVYLKGELGGKDLLARLRNDFAYGKRRLPVLVMTGDANRDNQSELLRAGANDLVLKPIEERLLVTKTLFQLRLTRIGETAATA, from the coding sequence ATGCACAGCCAGAACCTGCGACATTTCGACAACACCGCGCCGCGGGTGATGGTGGTGGACGGCTCCAAGCTGGTGCGCAAGCTCATCGCCGACGTGCTGATGCGCGAGCTGCCGAACGCGCGCCTGGTCCAGTGCGGCAACATCATCGAGGCCAAGCTCGCGCTCGACCACGGCGAAGTCGATCTGGTCACCACCTCGCTGGTGCTGCCCGACGGCGACGGCATCGCCCTGGCGCGCGCGGTGCGCGAGGCCGCCGGCCAGGCCTATGTGCCGGTGATCGTGGTCTCCGGCGACGCCCAGGCGCATCTGGAAGCGCGCCGCTTCACCGAAGACGTCACCGACTATTTCGACAAATCGCTGGGCCCGGCCGCGCTGGCCGAATTCATCCGCGGCTACGTGCAGCCGCAGCCGATTCCCGGCGCGCGCGTGCTCTACGTCGAAGACAGCCGGGTGGTCGCGGTGGCGACCAAGCGCATGCTCGAACGCCACGCGTTGCAGGTGTTGCATTTCATCGGCGTGGAAGAAGCGCTCGAACATCTGGAAGCGCATCGCGCCAGCGGCCGCGACGGCGGCGATGCGGGGGCCGATCTGGTGTTGACCGATGTGTATTTGAAGGGCGAGCTGGGTGGGAAAGACCTGCTCGCCAGACTCCGTAATGACTTCGCTTACGGCAAACGGCGTCTGCCGGTGTTGGTGATGACCGGCGACGCCAACCGAGACAACCAGAGCGAACTGCTGCGCGCCGGCGCCAACGATCTGGTGCTCAAGCCGATCGAGGAGCGGCTGCTGGTGACCAAGACCTTGTTCCAGTTGCGCCTGACGCGCATCGGCGAAACGGCGGCGACGGCATGA
- a CDS encoding SDR family oxidoreductase yields MKFLVIGGTGLIGSKTVARLRANGHEAVPAAPSTGVDILSGAGLDAAMAGADVVIDLSNSPSFADEAVLAFFRTAGRTILAAEARAGVRHHLALSVVGTQKLSESGYFRAKIAQEQLIRESGRPYTIVHSTQFFEFLPGIVQSGADGASVRLPRALVQPIAAEDVADAVARCAQQAPVNGIVEIAGPEREPLANLAQRFMRIVQDPRVAVGDPQARYFGARLDDDTLVPQGQAWLGATNFERWLEQSEYARYAARI; encoded by the coding sequence ATGAAATTCCTCGTCATCGGCGGTACCGGCCTGATCGGCAGCAAGACCGTGGCGCGCCTGCGCGCGAACGGGCACGAAGCGGTGCCCGCCGCGCCTTCGACCGGCGTGGACATCCTCAGCGGCGCCGGGCTCGACGCGGCGATGGCCGGCGCCGACGTGGTGATCGACCTGTCCAACTCGCCCTCGTTCGCCGACGAGGCGGTGCTGGCGTTCTTCCGCACCGCCGGCCGCACGATTCTCGCGGCCGAAGCGCGCGCCGGCGTGCGGCACCATCTGGCGCTGTCGGTGGTCGGCACGCAGAAACTGAGCGAGAGCGGCTACTTCCGCGCCAAGATCGCCCAGGAACAGCTGATCCGCGAGTCCGGCCGGCCCTACACCATCGTCCACTCGACCCAGTTCTTCGAATTCCTGCCCGGCATCGTCCAGTCCGGCGCCGACGGCGCGAGCGTGCGCCTGCCGCGCGCGCTGGTCCAGCCGATCGCCGCCGAAGACGTCGCCGACGCGGTCGCGCGTTGCGCGCAGCAGGCGCCGGTCAACGGCATCGTCGAGATCGCCGGCCCCGAGCGCGAACCGCTCGCGAATCTGGCGCAGCGTTTCATGCGCATCGTCCAGGACCCGCGCGTAGCGGTCGGCGACCCGCAGGCGCGTTACTTCGGCGCGCGGCTCGACGACGACACGCTGGTGCCGCAAGGGCAGGCCTGGCTCGGCGCGACGAATTTCGAGCGCTGGCTGGAGCAGTCCGAGTACGCGCGCTACGCCGCGCGGATCTGA
- a CDS encoding Ohr family peroxiredoxin, whose product MSPLQAPPASLLDKYRGDAGVELYTGRVSVRGGEAGHARASGVVRSDDGALAVELRLPPELGGPGGGSNPEQLLAAGYAACFHGALVLLAQRADVVLTEVCVDAAVTFARDPIDGLFLLSAEIRVCLPGLDRALAAELVRNTERICPYAKMFRQGIDHVVTVES is encoded by the coding sequence ATGTCCCCGCTGCAAGCCCCGCCCGCCAGCCTGCTGGACAAATACCGCGGCGACGCCGGCGTCGAGCTCTACACCGGGCGCGTCAGCGTGCGCGGCGGCGAAGCCGGGCATGCGCGCGCGTCCGGCGTGGTGCGTTCCGACGACGGCGCGCTGGCGGTGGAACTGCGCCTGCCGCCCGAACTCGGCGGCCCCGGCGGCGGCAGCAATCCCGAACAATTGCTGGCGGCCGGCTACGCCGCCTGTTTCCACGGCGCGCTGGTGTTGCTGGCGCAGCGCGCCGACGTGGTTTTGACGGAGGTCTGCGTCGACGCCGCGGTGACGTTCGCGCGCGATCCGATCGACGGCCTGTTCCTGCTCTCGGCCGAGATCCGCGTGTGTTTGCCGGGCCTGGATCGCGCGCTGGCGGCGGAACTGGTGCGCAATACCGAGCGCATTTGTCCTTACGCGAAGATGTTCCGGCAAGGCATCGATCACGTAGTCACGGTCGAATCGTGA
- the trxA gene encoding thioredoxin: protein MSEKVLHAGASDFDATVLQSSEPVLVDFWAPWCGPCKAIGPIVEQLAEQYEGRAKVVKVDVQEHPAVGVRYNIRSIPMLMMFKDGQIHSTQLGAPPNIKTLLTQMIDKAI, encoded by the coding sequence GTGAGCGAAAAAGTTCTGCATGCTGGCGCTAGCGATTTCGATGCCACCGTGCTGCAGTCGTCCGAACCCGTCCTGGTCGATTTCTGGGCGCCGTGGTGCGGCCCGTGCAAGGCCATCGGCCCGATCGTCGAGCAGCTGGCCGAGCAATACGAAGGCCGCGCCAAGGTCGTCAAGGTCGACGTGCAGGAACATCCCGCGGTCGGCGTGCGCTACAACATCCGCAGCATTCCGATGCTGATGATGTTCAAGGACGGCCAGATCCACTCGACCCAGCTCGGCGCGCCGCCGAACATCAAGACCCTGCTGACCCAGATGATCGACAAGGCGATCTGA
- the ung gene encoding uracil-DNA glycosylase — protein sequence MTDGDRDIKLDPSWKSRIGDWFGREDMQALSRFLRERKAAGARIFPPGPQIFSAFDATPFDQTKVVILGQDPYHGYGQAHGLCFSVQPGVPVPPSLDNIFKEIHRDLGLARPDHGCLLPWAKQGVLLLNAVLTVEEGRAGAHQGKGWEGFTDHAVDVLNREREGLVFLLWGSYAQAKGKVIDPRRHRVLKAPHPSPLSAHRGFIGCGHFSAANEYLARQGQAPIDWALPPRSAL from the coding sequence ATGACCGACGGCGACCGCGACATCAAGCTCGATCCGTCCTGGAAATCGCGCATCGGCGATTGGTTCGGGCGCGAGGACATGCAGGCGCTGTCGCGCTTCCTGCGCGAACGCAAGGCGGCCGGCGCGCGGATCTTCCCGCCCGGTCCGCAGATCTTCTCCGCGTTCGACGCCACGCCGTTCGACCAGACCAAGGTGGTGATCCTCGGCCAGGATCCGTACCACGGCTACGGCCAGGCCCACGGTCTGTGCTTCTCGGTCCAGCCCGGCGTGCCGGTGCCGCCGTCGCTGGACAACATCTTCAAGGAAATCCACCGCGACCTCGGCCTCGCCCGGCCCGATCACGGCTGCCTGCTGCCGTGGGCGAAGCAGGGCGTGCTGCTGCTCAACGCCGTGCTGACCGTCGAGGAAGGCCGCGCCGGCGCGCACCAGGGCAAGGGCTGGGAAGGCTTCACCGATCACGCCGTCGACGTGCTCAACCGCGAGCGCGAAGGCCTGGTGTTCCTGCTGTGGGGCAGCTACGCCCAGGCCAAGGGCAAGGTCATCGACCCGCGCCGCCACCGCGTGCTCAAGGCGCCGCATCCCTCGCCGCTGTCGGCGCATCGCGGCTTCATCGGCTGCGGCCATTTCTCCGCCGCCAACGAATACCTCGCGCGCCAGGGGCAGGCGCCGATCGACTGGGCCTTGCCGCCGCGCAGCGCACTGTAA
- the rhlB gene encoding ATP-dependent RNA helicase RhlB, with protein sequence MSDKPLTDITFSSFDLHPSLLAGLEAAGFSRCTPIQALTLPIALTGRDVAGQAQTGTGKTLAFLVAVINRLLTRPALAERKPEDPRALILAPTRELAIQIHKDAVKFGSELGLKFALVYGGVDYDKQRELLQKGADVIIATPGRLIDYVKQHKVVSLHACEVCVLDEADRMFDLGFIKDIRFLLRRMPIRTERQTLLFSATLSHRVLELAYEHMNEPEKVVVETEFITAAKVRQKVYFPADDEKIPLLLGLLSRSEGARTMVFVNTKAFVERVARALERGGYRVGVLSGDVPQKKRESLLNKFQKGQLEILVATDVAARGLHIDGVSHVYNYDLPFDAEDYVHRIGRTARLGAEGDAISFACERYAMSLPDIEAYIEQKLPTSPVDAELLVALPRPQRELPASEDGEEESESIGAIFKEAREQRAADEQRRGGGAGGRGRSSGGGRSGGPGGRSEGRRDGAPRKPRSEEGAAATAGAEAGAPRPPRKPRVEGEAVPDAAKVAAAVGTGASPAAEGERAPRKRRRRRGGRRIDGAEGTANPAQAAQPAAAAGGPKAVPANKPAAKPAAAAQPAAPQGQPSLLSRISRKLKSLVARPPRSQH encoded by the coding sequence ATGAGCGACAAGCCTTTAACCGATATCACGTTCTCCTCCTTCGACCTGCATCCGAGCTTGCTCGCGGGTCTGGAAGCGGCCGGGTTTTCCCGCTGCACCCCGATTCAGGCGCTGACCCTGCCGATCGCCCTGACCGGCCGCGACGTCGCCGGCCAGGCCCAGACCGGCACCGGCAAGACCCTGGCCTTCCTGGTCGCGGTCATCAACCGCCTGCTGACCCGCCCGGCCCTGGCCGAGCGCAAGCCCGAAGACCCGCGCGCCCTGATCCTGGCGCCGACCCGCGAACTGGCGATCCAGATCCACAAGGACGCGGTCAAATTCGGCTCCGAGCTGGGCCTGAAGTTCGCCCTGGTTTACGGCGGCGTCGACTACGACAAGCAGCGCGAGCTGCTGCAGAAGGGCGCCGACGTCATCATCGCCACGCCCGGGCGCCTGATCGACTACGTCAAGCAGCACAAGGTGGTGTCGCTGCACGCCTGCGAAGTGTGCGTGCTCGACGAAGCCGACCGCATGTTCGACCTGGGCTTCATCAAGGACATCCGCTTCCTGCTGCGGCGCATGCCGATCCGCACCGAGCGCCAGACCCTGTTGTTCTCGGCCACCCTGAGCCATCGCGTGCTCGAGCTGGCCTACGAGCACATGAACGAGCCCGAGAAGGTCGTGGTCGAGACCGAGTTCATCACCGCGGCCAAGGTCCGGCAGAAGGTCTATTTCCCGGCCGACGACGAGAAGATCCCGCTGCTGCTGGGCCTGCTGTCGCGCAGCGAGGGCGCGCGCACGATGGTGTTCGTCAACACCAAGGCCTTCGTCGAGCGCGTCGCGCGCGCGCTGGAGCGCGGCGGCTACCGGGTCGGCGTGCTGTCCGGCGACGTGCCGCAGAAGAAGCGCGAGTCGCTGCTCAACAAGTTCCAGAAGGGCCAGCTCGAGATCCTGGTCGCCACCGACGTGGCCGCGCGCGGCCTGCACATCGACGGCGTCAGCCACGTCTACAACTACGACCTGCCGTTCGACGCGGAAGACTACGTCCACCGCATCGGCCGCACCGCGCGCCTGGGCGCCGAGGGCGACGCGATCAGCTTCGCCTGCGAGCGCTATGCGATGAGCCTGCCGGACATCGAGGCCTACATCGAGCAGAAGCTGCCGACTTCGCCGGTCGACGCCGAACTGCTGGTGGCCCTGCCGCGTCCGCAGCGCGAGCTGCCGGCATCCGAGGACGGCGAAGAAGAAAGCGAGAGCATCGGCGCGATCTTCAAGGAAGCGCGCGAGCAGCGCGCGGCCGACGAACAGCGCCGCGGTGGCGGCGCTGGCGGCCGTGGCCGCAGCAGCGGCGGCGGGCGTAGCGGCGGTCCCGGCGGCCGCAGCGAAGGCCGTCGCGACGGCGCGCCGCGCAAGCCGCGCAGCGAAGAAGGCGCGGCCGCGACGGCCGGCGCCGAAGCCGGCGCGCCGCGTCCGCCGCGCAAGCCGCGCGTCGAAGGCGAGGCGGTGCCCGATGCCGCCAAGGTCGCCGCCGCTGTGGGCACGGGCGCGAGCCCGGCCGCCGAAGGCGAGCGCGCGCCGCGCAAGCGCCGCCGCCGTCGCGGCGGTCGCCGCATCGACGGTGCCGAGGGCACGGCGAATCCGGCGCAGGCCGCTCAGCCGGCGGCCGCGGCCGGCGGTCCCAAGGCGGTGCCCGCGAACAAGCCGGCCGCCAAGCCGGCCGCCGCCGCGCAGCCGGCCGCGCCGCAGGGTCAGCCGTCGCTGTTGAGCCGCATCAGCCGCAAGCTGAAGTCGCTGGTGGCGCGTCCGCCGCGTAGCCAGCACTAA
- a CDS encoding LysR family transcriptional regulator codes for MNAAAPIAFERAEPAADALSSGFSASYAGVVAFIAVATEGSFARAADRLGIGRSAVSRSVQKLEGQVGARLFSRTTRSTSLTPEGELFFENCRPGVERILQALEDMRDLRDGPPRGQLRIGAAPGFGRRVLAPLLGEFRLRHPGIALELALDERTPDLAVDRLDLVFRDGRLDDSQVIAKQLIPMQWLVCASPEYARRHGLPTAVAELERHACLNRRLPNGRLRAWEFKLDGRAQSLSPPAELTFNDDELLLQAALDGQGLAQLPAYLACEAVRAGTLLRCLGGYAPDDGGHYLCYLSRQQLPKRVRAFIDFVTARVRALDLDCALDPDCACAGAPAHVR; via the coding sequence ATGAACGCGGCCGCGCCGATCGCGTTCGAACGCGCGGAGCCGGCCGCGGACGCGCTGTCGTCCGGATTCTCGGCCAGCTATGCCGGCGTGGTCGCGTTCATCGCCGTGGCCACCGAAGGCAGCTTCGCCCGCGCCGCCGACCGGCTCGGCATCGGCCGCTCGGCGGTCAGCCGCAGCGTGCAGAAACTGGAAGGGCAGGTCGGCGCGCGGCTGTTCTCGCGCACCACCCGCTCGACCTCGCTGACGCCCGAGGGCGAACTGTTCTTCGAGAACTGCCGGCCCGGCGTCGAGCGCATCCTGCAGGCGCTGGAAGACATGCGCGACCTGCGCGACGGGCCGCCGCGCGGGCAATTGCGCATCGGCGCCGCGCCGGGCTTCGGCCGCCGGGTGCTGGCGCCGCTGCTCGGCGAGTTCCGCCTGCGCCATCCCGGCATCGCGCTGGAATTGGCGCTGGACGAACGCACGCCCGATCTGGCCGTGGACCGGCTCGACTTGGTTTTCCGCGACGGCCGCCTCGACGACAGCCAGGTCATCGCCAAGCAACTTATCCCGATGCAGTGGCTGGTCTGCGCCTCGCCGGAGTACGCGCGCCGGCACGGGCTGCCGACCGCGGTCGCCGAACTCGAACGCCACGCCTGCCTCAACCGGCGCCTGCCGAACGGCCGCCTGCGCGCCTGGGAGTTCAAGCTCGACGGCCGCGCGCAGTCTCTGTCGCCGCCGGCCGAACTGACGTTCAACGACGACGAACTGCTGCTGCAAGCGGCGCTCGACGGACAGGGGCTGGCGCAACTGCCGGCCTATCTGGCCTGCGAGGCCGTGCGCGCCGGAACGCTGCTGCGCTGCCTCGGCGGTTACGCGCCCGACGACGGCGGCCATTACCTGTGCTACCTCAGCCGCCAGCAGCTGCCCAAGCGCGTGCGCGCGTTCATCGACTTCGTCACCGCGCGGGTGCGCGCGCTGGACCTCGACTGCGCGCTCGATCCCGACTGCGCCTGCGCCGGTGCGCCTGCGCACGTCCGCTGA
- the ftsE gene encoding cell division ATP-binding protein FtsE yields the protein MTVLRFDNVSKRYSSGHEALSEVSFEVAAGEMLFVTGHSGAGKSTLLKLIHLSERPSRGAVVFGDKNLLKVSGRRIALHRREVGVVFQDHRLLADRSVADNVALPLLLRGLRRGDIGRRVRAALEKVGLGARATALPGELSAGEQQRVGIARAIIGEPRLLVADEPTGNLDPTLSAEIMALFRSLPERGTSVLVASHDLALVKRMKKRVLVLNHGRLVDDIAPEDLAE from the coding sequence ATGACCGTCCTGCGCTTCGACAACGTCAGCAAACGCTACAGCAGCGGCCACGAGGCACTCAGCGAAGTCAGCTTCGAGGTCGCCGCCGGCGAGATGCTGTTCGTCACCGGCCATTCCGGCGCCGGCAAGAGCACCCTGCTCAAACTCATCCATCTCAGCGAGCGGCCCAGCCGCGGCGCGGTGGTGTTCGGCGACAAGAACCTGCTCAAGGTCAGCGGCCGCCGCATCGCCCTGCACCGGCGCGAGGTCGGCGTGGTGTTCCAGGACCACCGCCTGCTCGCCGACCGCAGCGTCGCCGACAACGTCGCCCTGCCGCTGCTGCTGCGCGGCCTGCGCCGCGGCGACATCGGCCGGCGCGTGCGCGCGGCGCTGGAAAAGGTCGGCCTCGGCGCGCGCGCGACCGCGCTGCCGGGCGAGCTGTCGGCCGGCGAACAACAGCGCGTGGGCATCGCCCGCGCGATCATCGGCGAGCCGCGCCTGCTGGTCGCCGACGAGCCCACCGGCAATCTCGATCCGACCTTGTCGGCGGAAATCATGGCCCTGTTCCGCTCGCTGCCCGAACGCGGCACCAGCGTGCTGGTCGCCAGCCACGACCTGGCCCTGGTCAAGCGCATGAAGAAGCGCGTGCTGGTGCTCAATCACGGCCGCCTGGTCGACGACATCGCTCCGGAGGATCTGGCCGAATGA
- the rho gene encoding transcription termination factor Rho — protein MSDKTPDAGDTAEKRVRKPRASKAAETAPAVVADASPLIPAPMPASEPAAAAAPAPRQPKTPAPAASAGESAPAASGAAETAAPHSNGHAAAEGGQPNNPQSQQQGQNQGQQRDGGFDNNRGGNNRRDRFRNRRERDRNNRQQPRGGNGGEDFGDNGENFVPRPHPQVPEGFPQYSLGDLKRMPAPKLLDLADQLSIQEGVARARKQDVIFALLKVLTRHGEGVAADGVLEILPDGFGFLRAAEASYLAGPDDTYISPSQIRRFNLRTGDHLSGRIRFPKDGERYFALSVVDSINGEPLEASKNKVLFENLTPLFPRRKFKLERGDGSTEDITGRILDLMAPQGKGQRALIVSPPKAGKTMMMQQVATAITHNHPDVHLIVLLVDERPEEVTEMQRTVRGEVVSSTFDEPAARHVQVAEMVIERAKRLVEHKKDVVILLDSITRLARAYNNVVPSSGKVLSGGVDANALHRPKRFFGAARNVEEGGSLTIIATALIDTGSKMDEVIYEEFKGTGNSEVHLNRRIAEKRVYPAIDINRSGTRREDLLIEPELLQKIWILRKLLHGMDEIGAMEFLLDKMKTTKSNDEFFSSMKR, from the coding sequence TTGTCCGATAAGACCCCCGACGCTGGCGACACCGCCGAGAAGCGCGTGCGCAAGCCGCGCGCCAGCAAGGCCGCCGAAACCGCTCCGGCCGTCGTCGCCGATGCCAGCCCCCTGATTCCCGCGCCGATGCCCGCCAGCGAGCCGGCCGCGGCCGCCGCGCCGGCCCCGCGCCAGCCCAAGACGCCCGCTCCGGCCGCCAGCGCCGGCGAGTCCGCTCCGGCCGCCTCCGGCGCCGCCGAGACCGCCGCGCCCCACAGCAACGGCCACGCCGCCGCCGAAGGCGGCCAGCCCAACAACCCGCAATCGCAGCAGCAAGGCCAGAACCAGGGCCAGCAGCGCGACGGCGGCTTCGACAACAACCGCGGCGGCAACAACCGCCGCGACCGCTTCCGCAACCGCCGCGAACGCGACCGCAACAACCGCCAGCAGCCGCGCGGCGGCAACGGCGGCGAAGACTTCGGCGACAACGGCGAGAACTTCGTCCCGCGTCCGCACCCGCAGGTGCCCGAGGGCTTCCCGCAGTACTCGCTCGGCGACCTCAAGCGCATGCCGGCGCCGAAGCTGCTCGACCTGGCCGACCAGCTCAGCATCCAGGAAGGCGTCGCCCGCGCGCGCAAGCAGGACGTGATCTTCGCCCTGCTCAAGGTGCTGACCCGCCACGGCGAAGGCGTCGCCGCCGACGGCGTGCTGGAAATCCTGCCCGACGGCTTCGGCTTCCTGCGCGCGGCCGAGGCCAGCTACCTGGCCGGACCGGACGACACCTACATCTCGCCGAGCCAGATCCGCCGCTTCAACCTGCGCACCGGCGACCATCTGTCCGGCCGCATCCGCTTCCCCAAGGACGGCGAACGCTATTTCGCGCTGTCGGTGGTCGACAGCATCAACGGCGAGCCGCTGGAAGCGTCGAAGAACAAGGTCCTGTTCGAGAACCTGACCCCGCTGTTCCCGCGCCGCAAGTTCAAGCTCGAGCGCGGCGACGGTTCGACCGAAGACATCACCGGCCGCATCCTCGACCTGATGGCGCCGCAAGGCAAAGGCCAGCGCGCGCTGATCGTCTCGCCGCCGAAGGCCGGCAAGACCATGATGATGCAGCAGGTCGCCACCGCGATCACCCACAACCATCCCGACGTGCACCTGATCGTGCTGCTGGTCGACGAGCGTCCGGAAGAAGTGACCGAAATGCAGCGCACCGTGCGCGGCGAAGTGGTCTCCTCGACCTTCGACGAACCCGCCGCGCGCCACGTGCAGGTCGCCGAGATGGTGATCGAGCGCGCCAAGCGCCTGGTCGAACACAAGAAGGACGTGGTGATCCTGCTCGACTCGATCACCCGCCTGGCCCGCGCCTACAACAACGTCGTGCCGAGTTCCGGCAAGGTGCTGTCGGGCGGCGTCGACGCCAACGCCCTGCACCGTCCCAAGCGCTTCTTCGGCGCCGCGCGCAACGTCGAGGAAGGCGGCTCGCTGACGATCATCGCGACCGCGCTGATCGACACCGGCAGCAAGATGGACGAGGTGATCTACGAGGAGTTCAAGGGCACCGGCAACTCGGAAGTGCACCTGAACCGCCGCATCGCCGAAAAGCGCGTGTACCCGGCGATCGACATCAACCGTTCGGGCACGCGTCGCGAAGACCTGCTGATCGAGCCGGAGCTGCTGCAGAAGATCTGGATCCTGCGCAAGCTGCTGCACGGCATGGACGAAATCGGCGCGATGGAGTTCCTGCTCGACAAGATGAAGACGACCAAGTCGAACGACGAGTTCTTCAGTTCGATGAAGCGCTGA
- a CDS encoding LysR substrate-binding domain-containing protein, with protein sequence MRSLDLDQLRAFVAVAEAGSISAGAGRVFRSQSAVSEQLQKLEAAAGAALLSRSRQGVGLTPAGQRLIGHARQLLALGELALHEVRNEVRRTDARLAISDYFRNDEIAGLLGHLGRRCPQLRLQVSIGQSAALARGHAEGQYDLAVVLHAGGARTRPPGLALRREPLHWVAAPGLDLREEIELPLVLLPPDCGLHGLAVQRLQRHRSAHRIAHLASGVAGLQAALRAGLGVGCLNASAIGPGLAVAKSPRLPPLPDCGFGLLTPPEEAPEALHEAASIVRTFFA encoded by the coding sequence ATGCGCAGTCTCGACCTGGACCAGCTCCGCGCCTTCGTCGCCGTCGCCGAGGCCGGCAGCATTTCCGCCGGCGCCGGCCGCGTGTTCCGCTCGCAATCGGCGGTCAGCGAGCAATTGCAGAAGCTCGAAGCCGCCGCCGGCGCCGCGCTGCTGTCGCGTTCGCGCCAGGGCGTCGGCCTCACTCCGGCCGGCCAGCGCCTGATCGGCCACGCCCGCCAGTTGCTGGCCCTCGGCGAACTGGCCCTGCACGAAGTACGCAACGAGGTGCGCCGCACCGATGCGCGGCTGGCGATCAGCGACTACTTCCGCAACGACGAGATCGCCGGCCTGCTCGGCCATCTGGGCCGGCGCTGCCCGCAGCTGCGGCTGCAAGTCAGCATCGGCCAGAGCGCCGCGCTGGCGCGGGGTCATGCCGAAGGTCAGTACGATCTGGCCGTGGTCCTGCACGCCGGCGGCGCGCGCACGCGTCCGCCCGGCCTGGCGCTGCGGCGCGAGCCCCTGCACTGGGTCGCCGCGCCCGGGCTGGACCTGCGCGAAGAAATCGAATTGCCTTTGGTGCTGCTGCCGCCGGACTGCGGCCTGCACGGGCTGGCGGTGCAGCGTTTGCAACGCCATCGCAGCGCCCACCGCATCGCCCATCTGGCCAGCGGCGTGGCCGGGCTGCAGGCGGCGTTGCGCGCGGGATTGGGCGTGGGCTGCCTGAACGCTTCGGCGATCGGGCCGGGCCTGGCGGTCGCCAAGTCGCCGCGGCTGCCGCCGCTGCCCGACTGCGGTTTCGGCCTGCTGACGCCGCCGGAGGAAGCGCCCGAGGCCCTGCACGAGGCCGCGTCGATCGTGCGCACGTTCTTCGCCTGA